In a single window of the Litorilituus sediminis genome:
- a CDS encoding S1 family peptidase → MTAFNRFITILLLVFAATAQAQLSDVVAKVKPSVVGIGVHTPTSRPQNILRGTGFVIGNGQYVVTNAHVLPEELDPSLLQKMAVFVGSGKSAKVRQASIVATSKRYDLAVLKLAGSPLPALKLAGDDFIADGSYIAFTGFPIGAVLGLYPVTHRGIIASVTPTVVPAVSAEQISLKMLKNMRNPYLVYQLDATAYPGNSGSAMYDVNSGQVLGVINKVFVQETKEAVISKPSGITYAIPVKYLRQLLRENNISF, encoded by the coding sequence ATGACAGCTTTTAACCGCTTTATAACGATACTTTTACTGGTGTTTGCTGCGACGGCTCAAGCGCAGCTAAGTGATGTGGTTGCTAAAGTTAAACCTTCGGTTGTTGGTATCGGTGTGCACACCCCAACGAGCAGGCCGCAAAATATTCTACGTGGTACTGGTTTTGTTATTGGCAATGGTCAATATGTGGTAACTAATGCGCATGTCTTACCCGAAGAGCTAGATCCATCATTATTACAAAAAATGGCGGTGTTTGTTGGCTCAGGAAAATCTGCCAAGGTCAGGCAAGCGAGTATTGTGGCAACGTCAAAGCGATATGATCTCGCTGTTTTAAAATTAGCTGGTTCGCCGTTACCGGCACTTAAATTAGCGGGCGATGACTTTATTGCTGATGGAAGTTATATTGCTTTTACGGGCTTTCCCATTGGGGCTGTGTTAGGGCTTTATCCGGTCACTCATCGAGGAATTATTGCTAGCGTTACCCCTACGGTAGTGCCTGCAGTATCTGCTGAGCAAATCAGTTTAAAAATGCTGAAAAATATGCGTAACCCTTATTTGGTCTATCAACTAGATGCAACTGCTTACCCCGGCAATAGCGGCAGTGCAATGTACGATGTTAATTCTGGACAAGTGCTAGGCGTTATTAACAAAGTGTTTGTTCAGGAAACCAAAGAAGCCGTTATCAGTAAACCCAGTGGTATTACTTATGCAATACCGGTCAAGTACTTACGACAATTATTGCGAGAAAATAATATTAGTTTTTAG
- a CDS encoding divergent polysaccharide deacetylase family protein, whose product MPNYIFSFVFTGIFSISCVHAASKVAIVIDDMGYRYTDKHALKLPGEITYSILPHTTYGKKLALKANAQQKEVLLHIPMEAENKKRLGPGALTSEMNAQQIEQSLAASFAEIPFAIGINNHMGSHLTQQYQAMAWTMSYLKEHQLIFLDSKTSPNSQAEQAAIDLGVPVQSRHVFLDNHLDSQYIAKQFQQLIRHAQKHHLAIAIAHPHPETVASLTSLIPTLAEHDIELVPLSTLYEKSSIHTASLASD is encoded by the coding sequence GTGCCTAATTATATTTTCTCATTCGTATTCACTGGTATTTTTTCTATCAGTTGTGTCCATGCCGCCTCTAAAGTAGCCATAGTTATTGATGATATGGGCTATCGTTACACAGATAAACATGCCCTTAAGCTGCCAGGAGAGATCACTTACTCGATTCTACCGCATACCACCTATGGTAAAAAACTGGCGTTAAAAGCCAATGCCCAGCAAAAAGAGGTACTCTTGCATATTCCCATGGAAGCAGAGAATAAAAAGCGCCTGGGCCCTGGTGCTTTAACAAGTGAGATGAATGCCCAACAAATCGAGCAAAGCTTAGCGGCATCATTTGCCGAAATTCCTTTTGCTATCGGTATCAATAACCACATGGGTAGCCACTTAACTCAGCAATATCAAGCCATGGCATGGACGATGAGCTACTTAAAAGAACACCAATTGATATTTTTAGATAGTAAAACCAGCCCAAACTCGCAAGCGGAACAAGCGGCTATAGATTTAGGTGTTCCTGTACAGTCTCGCCATGTATTTTTAGATAACCATTTAGATAGCCAATACATTGCTAAACAATTTCAACAGCTAATTAGGCACGCACAAAAGCATCACCTAGCCATTGCTATTGCTCATCCGCACCCTGAAACAGTTGCCAGCTTAACGTCATTAATACCTACCTTAGCAGAGCACGATATTGAGCTAGTACCACTGTCTACGCTTTATGAAAAAAGCAGCATTCATACCGCAAGCTTAGCAAGTGACTAA
- a CDS encoding murein hydrolase activator EnvC family protein, with protein sequence MTLFSCKPLSRSFNLFTVCSILLCCILLNFSQALAQQVSANEKAQQENKAKLSDVQKAIAKQESNIFNTNKARAKLEKQLKQDDLAIAKVARAIVEIEKKQKASTEQIKQLGKKKQKLTKQKQQQEQLLAKQLRSAYSTGQHDYLKLLLNQEQSEKVQRTVTYYQYLNKARIEEIDKFQATIAELLQITSQHQEQIEQLEQLKLEQNTQEQKLKSTKAKRSKTLASLGKKLLSSQQQLAKLKAEENNLNQALQKLTALIQAEISLTGLSKLKNKLSWPVKGRITNRFGTRKQGYLKWKGVMMSAPLGRQVHTIHNGTVLFSDWLKGYGLLTVVDHGNGYMSLYAHNQTLLKSVGDRVETGEPIALVGQSGGQSQSGLYFEIRHRGKAVNPKHWCK encoded by the coding sequence ATGACTTTATTTAGCTGTAAGCCTTTATCACGCAGCTTTAATTTGTTCACCGTATGCAGCATTTTACTATGCTGCATACTGCTGAATTTTTCGCAAGCGCTTGCCCAACAAGTAAGCGCAAATGAAAAGGCACAACAAGAGAATAAAGCTAAACTAAGCGACGTTCAAAAAGCCATTGCTAAGCAAGAAAGCAACATCTTCAATACCAACAAAGCCAGAGCCAAATTAGAAAAGCAATTAAAGCAAGATGATTTAGCCATTGCCAAAGTAGCTAGAGCCATAGTTGAAATTGAAAAAAAACAAAAGGCAAGCACAGAGCAAATCAAGCAATTAGGCAAAAAGAAACAAAAACTTACCAAGCAAAAGCAACAGCAAGAACAACTCCTCGCGAAGCAACTACGCTCAGCTTATAGCACAGGTCAGCACGACTATCTAAAATTACTGTTAAACCAAGAGCAAAGCGAAAAAGTACAACGCACAGTCACTTATTACCAATACCTCAATAAAGCACGCATTGAGGAAATTGACAAGTTTCAGGCTACTATCGCAGAGCTTTTGCAAATTACCAGCCAGCACCAAGAGCAAATAGAGCAACTTGAGCAGTTAAAACTTGAACAAAATACTCAAGAGCAAAAACTTAAGAGCACTAAGGCTAAACGTAGTAAAACCTTAGCTAGCTTAGGTAAAAAGTTACTATCTAGTCAGCAGCAGTTAGCCAAGCTTAAAGCGGAAGAAAACAACTTAAACCAAGCTTTACAAAAGCTTACTGCGCTTATTCAAGCAGAAATCAGCTTAACAGGCTTAAGCAAGCTTAAAAATAAACTCTCTTGGCCAGTAAAAGGACGCATCACCAATCGCTTTGGTACACGTAAGCAAGGTTACCTAAAATGGAAAGGTGTTATGATGTCTGCGCCCCTTGGCAGACAAGTTCACACCATCCACAATGGTACGGTATTATTTTCTGATTGGTTAAAGGGTTATGGTTTACTTACTGTGGTTGATCATGGCAATGGCTATATGAGTCTCTATGCTCATAATCAAACGTTATTAAAGTCAGTAGGTGATAGAGTAGAAACTGGCGAGCCAATTGCCTTAGTTGGACAAAGTGGTGGTCAATCACAATCAGGGCTATATTTTGAAATTCGCCACCGGGGTAAAGCTGTTAACCCAAAACATTGGTGTAAATAA
- the gpmI gene encoding 2,3-bisphosphoglycerate-independent phosphoglycerate mutase: MANKKSMVLLILDGWGYREDSTANAIYKANTPVLDKLTAKYPNMLINTSGMAVGLPEGQMGNSEVGHVNLGAGRIVYQDFTRITKAIEDNSFFENKALCNAVEKAAANQGAVHIFGLLSPGGVHSHEDHLFAMIDLAKQQGAKKIYLHAFLDGRDTPPRSAKASLEKAQAKLNAVFADESQGEAQIASVIGRYYAMDRDQRWERVEAAYNLMVSGEAEFNYDNAVSALEAAYQRDENDEFVKASAITNAQGETIKVNDGDALVFMNFRADRARQFTRCFTEANFDGFQRKQTPKLADFVMLTQYSADIETSCAFAPEELNNVMGEWLAKHNKSQLRISETEKYAHVTFFFSGGKEDTFAGEERILVPSPDVATYDLQPEMNSTLLTDKLVAAIESGKYDFIVCNYPNGDMVGHTGDFEAAVKACEAVDSSIGRVVAALEKVGGECLITADHGNAEQMLDETSGQAHTAHTCEPVPLIYVGRDAQAATTGTLSDISPTLLHLMGLEQPAEMTGSTLMTIK; encoded by the coding sequence ATGGCGAACAAAAAATCTATGGTGCTATTAATTTTAGATGGTTGGGGCTACAGGGAAGACAGTACAGCTAATGCTATTTATAAAGCGAACACGCCAGTTTTAGATAAGCTAACTGCCAAATATCCTAATATGTTAATCAATACCTCGGGCATGGCCGTAGGCTTACCCGAAGGACAAATGGGTAATTCTGAAGTAGGCCATGTTAATTTAGGAGCCGGTCGTATTGTTTATCAAGACTTTACTCGCATCACTAAAGCGATTGAGGATAACAGCTTTTTTGAAAATAAAGCCCTTTGCAACGCGGTAGAAAAAGCAGCAGCAAATCAAGGCGCGGTACATATTTTTGGTTTGTTATCACCTGGTGGTGTACACAGCCATGAAGATCATCTATTTGCCATGATAGACCTAGCCAAACAGCAAGGCGCTAAAAAGATTTATTTGCATGCCTTTTTAGATGGCCGCGATACACCACCACGTAGCGCTAAAGCATCACTAGAAAAAGCGCAAGCAAAACTTAACGCTGTATTTGCCGATGAAAGCCAAGGCGAAGCGCAAATTGCATCAGTTATTGGTCGCTACTATGCCATGGATAGAGATCAACGTTGGGAACGCGTTGAAGCAGCCTATAATTTAATGGTGTCTGGTGAAGCAGAATTTAACTACGACAATGCAGTTTCGGCATTAGAAGCAGCCTATCAACGCGATGAAAATGATGAATTTGTTAAAGCAAGTGCTATTACGAATGCACAAGGCGAAACCATTAAAGTCAATGACGGTGACGCTTTAGTTTTCATGAATTTTAGAGCCGATCGCGCCAGACAGTTTACCCGTTGCTTTACCGAAGCAAACTTTGATGGTTTTCAACGTAAGCAAACACCAAAACTTGCTGACTTTGTTATGTTAACGCAATATTCAGCAGATATTGAGACAAGCTGCGCATTTGCGCCAGAAGAGCTAAACAATGTCATGGGTGAATGGCTAGCTAAACATAACAAAAGCCAATTACGTATTTCAGAAACTGAAAAATATGCTCACGTTACTTTCTTCTTTAGCGGTGGTAAGGAAGATACTTTTGCAGGTGAAGAGCGTATCTTAGTGCCCTCACCTGATGTAGCCACTTATGACTTACAGCCAGAAATGAATTCGACTTTGCTCACGGATAAATTAGTTGCCGCTATTGAAAGTGGCAAATATGATTTTATTGTCTGTAACTACCCTAATGGTGATATGGTTGGTCACACAGGTGATTTTGAAGCCGCAGTCAAAGCATGTGAAGCAGTAGATAGCTCGATTGGCAGAGTTGTGGCAGCATTAGAGAAAGTTGGTGGCGAATGTTTGATCACAGCTGATCACGGTAATGCCGAACAAATGCTTGATGAAACTTCCGGACAAGCTCATACTGCTCATACATGTGAGCCTGTACCGCTAATTTATGTAGGTCGAGATGCACAAGCTGCAACAACGGGTACCTTAAGTGATATTTCACCAACCTTGTTGCATCTTATGGGGTTAGAGCAACCTGCAGAAATGACCGGCTCAACATTAATGACGATTAAATAA
- a CDS encoding rhodanese-like domain-containing protein: protein MEQFITFAGENAVLSAVWVALVVMIIVTTVKIKLSPVKQISPQDLTFLMNREQGVAVDIRSDKEYKASHILDAINLPNEKITENGFTSLEKHKDNPIIVVCAAGITASKVANDLHKAGFAKVSILKGGMNAWQGAGLPVKK from the coding sequence ATGGAACAATTTATTACCTTTGCTGGCGAAAATGCCGTATTAAGTGCTGTATGGGTTGCACTTGTTGTGATGATTATTGTAACTACAGTTAAAATCAAGCTGTCGCCGGTGAAACAAATCAGCCCGCAAGACTTAACTTTCTTGATGAATAGAGAGCAAGGTGTTGCTGTAGATATTCGTTCAGATAAGGAATATAAAGCTAGCCACATATTAGATGCGATAAACTTGCCTAACGAGAAAATCACAGAAAATGGCTTCACTAGCCTTGAAAAGCATAAAGACAATCCCATCATTGTAGTGTGTGCTGCTGGCATTACTGCCAGCAAAGTAGCTAATGATTTACATAAAGCAGGTTTTGCTAAGGTAAGCATTCTTAAAGGTGGCATGAATGCTTGGCAAGGCGCAGGCTTACCTGTAAAGAAATAA
- the grxC gene encoding glutaredoxin 3, producing the protein MAKVEIYTKAYCPYCIRAKALLEQKSVAYQEIKIDFDAQLRDVMISRSQGGYTVPQIFINDKHIGGCDQLVELEMAQQLDSLLSEQATA; encoded by the coding sequence ATGGCTAAAGTAGAAATTTATACTAAGGCATATTGCCCATATTGTATTCGTGCCAAGGCATTGCTAGAGCAAAAATCAGTTGCGTACCAAGAAATCAAAATAGATTTTGATGCACAGTTGCGCGATGTCATGATTTCCCGTAGTCAAGGCGGTTATACTGTGCCACAAATTTTTATTAATGATAAACACATTGGCGGTTGCGACCAACTCGTAGAACTAGAAATGGCGCAGCAGCTTGACTCTTTATTGTCAGAGCAAGCAACCGCTTGA
- the secB gene encoding protein-export chaperone SecB, translating into MAEENQTEQGAAQESAPQFAIQRVYTKDVSFETPNSPAIFQKDWQPEVKLDLDTRSTKLAEDTYEVVLSVTVTATVEGQTAFLAEVQQAGIFTIGNLPEAQLAHTIGAFCPTTLFPYARETVASLVNRGSFPQINLAPVNFEGLYASYVQQQAAQAQAQANMPESSETH; encoded by the coding sequence ATGGCTGAAGAAAACCAAACAGAACAAGGCGCAGCACAAGAATCTGCACCACAATTTGCTATTCAACGTGTATACACAAAAGATGTTTCTTTTGAAACGCCTAATTCACCAGCCATTTTTCAAAAAGACTGGCAGCCAGAAGTTAAGTTAGATTTAGATACTCGTTCTACTAAGTTAGCTGAAGACACGTATGAAGTAGTATTGTCTGTGACAGTAACGGCAACAGTTGAAGGTCAAACAGCCTTTTTAGCTGAAGTACAACAAGCAGGTATTTTCACCATTGGTAATCTTCCTGAAGCACAATTAGCGCACACTATTGGCGCTTTCTGTCCGACAACATTATTCCCATATGCGCGTGAAACTGTGGCTAGCTTAGTTAACCGTGGTTCATTCCCACAAATTAACTTAGCGCCAGTAAACTTTGAAGGTTTATACGCATCATACGTACAACAACAAGCGGCACAAGCACAGGCGCAAGCAAATATGCCTGAAAGCTCAGAAACGCACTAA
- the gpsA gene encoding NAD(P)H-dependent glycerol-3-phosphate dehydrogenase gives MTISAQITVLGAGSYGTALAICLARNGHETLLWGRDSNHVQDMVAERENSKYLPGCPFPEQLSLSQDLKQAVSASDKVLIVVPSHAFGDMLKQIKPMLKAEAKIAWATKGLDPDSGDLLQTVARKVLGEKVSLAVLSGPTFAKEMAAGLPTAISLSSTDDNFVAELSDLLHCEKRFRVYSNKDFIGVQLGGAVKNVIAIAAGIADGIGFGANARTALITRGLAEMTRLGMALDAQPATFMGMAGLGDLVLTCTDNQSRNRRFGLALGQGIEVEQAMADIGQVVEGYRNTKEVYMLAQRNHVEMPIIEQVYQVLYCAKSAKLAAADLLSRDKKYE, from the coding sequence ATGACGATTTCTGCACAAATTACCGTACTGGGTGCGGGCTCTTATGGCACCGCGTTAGCTATTTGTTTAGCAAGAAATGGTCATGAAACCTTACTTTGGGGTAGAGATAGCAATCATGTGCAAGATATGGTTGCTGAACGGGAAAATAGCAAGTATTTACCTGGTTGCCCCTTTCCTGAGCAATTATCGCTAAGCCAAGATTTAAAGCAGGCTGTATCTGCCAGCGATAAGGTGTTGATTGTTGTACCAAGTCATGCCTTTGGTGATATGTTAAAGCAAATTAAGCCTATGCTTAAGGCTGAAGCTAAGATTGCTTGGGCAACTAAAGGTTTAGATCCTGATAGCGGTGATTTATTGCAAACCGTTGCTCGCAAAGTGTTAGGAGAAAAGGTTTCTTTAGCCGTGCTTTCTGGGCCAACCTTTGCTAAAGAGATGGCTGCAGGGTTGCCAACCGCAATTTCCTTGTCTTCAACCGATGATAACTTTGTTGCTGAGCTTTCTGATTTACTCCATTGTGAAAAGCGTTTTCGTGTTTACTCCAATAAAGATTTTATTGGCGTGCAATTAGGCGGTGCGGTTAAAAATGTTATCGCGATTGCGGCAGGTATTGCTGATGGTATTGGCTTTGGTGCTAATGCGCGAACGGCATTGATCACACGTGGTTTAGCTGAAATGACTCGGTTAGGTATGGCACTCGATGCTCAGCCAGCAACCTTTATGGGCATGGCTGGATTAGGAGATCTGGTTTTAACCTGTACAGATAATCAATCGAGAAATCGACGTTTTGGTTTAGCTTTAGGGCAAGGTATTGAGGTTGAGCAAGCGATGGCTGATATCGGCCAAGTGGTTGAAGGTTATCGAAACACTAAAGAAGTATATATGCTAGCACAGCGCAACCATGTTGAAATGCCAATAATAGAACAGGTTTATCAAGTGCTTTACTGTGCTAAAAGTGCCAAATTGGCAGCTGCCGATTTATTATCTCGTGATAAAAAATACGAATAA
- the trmL gene encoding tRNA (uridine(34)/cytosine(34)/5-carboxymethylaminomethyluridine(34)-2'-O)-methyltransferase TrmL, whose translation MLDVVLFQPQIPPNTGNIIRLCANSGFRLHLIEPLGFDLDDKKLKRAGLDYHEFAAVKRHKDYTAFVKSEQPKRVLAITTKATNYYGDVKFSQGDYLLFGSETSGLPEEVRAQIPDEDKIRIPMLEGSRSMNLSNATAVIVYDAWRQLGFVNAV comes from the coding sequence ATGCTTGACGTAGTCCTGTTTCAACCTCAAATACCACCCAATACTGGTAACATTATTCGCTTATGCGCAAACTCTGGCTTTAGATTACACCTAATTGAACCATTAGGCTTTGATTTAGATGATAAAAAGTTAAAAAGAGCCGGATTAGATTACCATGAATTTGCCGCAGTAAAGCGCCATAAAGATTACACCGCCTTTGTAAAATCAGAGCAACCAAAGCGTGTGCTGGCAATTACCACCAAGGCAACAAATTATTATGGTGATGTTAAATTCAGCCAAGGTGATTATTTATTATTTGGCTCAGAAACCAGTGGTTTGCCTGAAGAGGTACGTGCGCAAATTCCTGATGAAGATAAAATAAGAATTCCTATGCTTGAAGGGAGTCGAAGCATGAACTTATCAAATGCCACCGCAGTTATTGTCTATGATGCTTGGCGACAATTAGGCTTTGTAAACGCAGTTTAA
- a CDS encoding cation diffusion facilitator family transporter, with product MANNKISNDDYAFWVRLAAIVSTSIALTLVVIKLYAWLKTDSSAMLASTTDSLLDLFASLMNVIILRFALAPADKEHSFGHGKAESLAGLVQAAFVSGSAIILIFSGISRLVNPQIIIHSEVAIWVTVIAIILTLALVVFQRFVIEKTGSIIISGDALHYQSDLLLNLGVLAAIILSQSIWIYADGAFTIAVALYLLFGAGQIIYQSVNQLMDRGLDEAELEKITAIVLSHQYAKGLHELRTRQSGAQRFIQFHLELDDDLSLFEAHRIGDEIEEQICHDLAPCEVFIHHDPSSVVRKGHAEQEYNS from the coding sequence ATGGCAAACAATAAAATCTCAAATGATGATTATGCTTTTTGGGTCAGGTTAGCAGCAATTGTATCTACGAGCATAGCGTTAACCTTAGTTGTTATTAAGCTTTATGCTTGGTTAAAAACAGACTCTAGTGCCATGCTAGCGTCAACCACTGATTCTTTACTGGATTTATTCGCCTCTTTGATGAATGTTATTATTTTGCGCTTTGCCTTAGCCCCTGCTGATAAAGAGCATAGTTTTGGTCATGGTAAAGCGGAGAGCTTAGCCGGGTTAGTGCAGGCAGCTTTTGTTTCAGGCTCTGCTATTATTTTGATTTTTAGTGGTATTTCAAGGTTAGTTAACCCGCAAATTATAATACACAGCGAAGTTGCTATTTGGGTGACTGTGATTGCTATTATCTTAACGCTGGCACTTGTTGTTTTTCAGCGCTTTGTTATTGAAAAAACGGGCTCCATTATCATCAGTGGTGATGCATTACATTATCAATCTGATTTATTGCTTAATTTAGGTGTGCTGGCGGCTATTATCTTAAGTCAGAGTATTTGGATATACGCTGATGGCGCATTTACCATAGCTGTGGCGCTCTATTTATTATTTGGTGCAGGGCAAATTATCTATCAAAGTGTTAACCAACTGATGGATAGGGGCTTAGACGAAGCAGAGCTTGAAAAAATTACTGCTATTGTCTTGTCTCACCAATATGCTAAAGGCTTGCATGAGTTAAGAACGCGACAATCTGGAGCGCAACGTTTTATTCAGTTTCATCTGGAACTTGATGATGATTTATCTTTATTTGAAGCACACCGTATTGGTGATGAAATAGAAGAACAAATTTGCCATGATCTTGCCCCGTGCGAAGTATTTATTCATCATGACCCAAGCTCTGTTGTGCGTAAAGGGCATGCTGAGCAAGAATATAACAGCTAG
- a CDS encoding alpha/beta fold hydrolase, with the protein MPNNRQFTTEQQLTERLANEIALFWQQGHFNHFHGENGVDIHYGYFTQQQTRPNLIIVPGRCEAYLKYKELCYDLFQQGFNIFILDHRGQGLSGRMLDNWQKGYVDDFQNYVLDLDNFIENIVKIQSPQDNYILAHSMGGAIATRYLQYRADSIKAAVLASPMLGFNVGKVPEKLAENLINQAEKLNQWLGAKPWYFLGHKNFIATPFKDNLLSHSQVRYQSYLDLYQQEKHLQLGGVTVKWLVESVKAQELIFQQLAAITTPVLVLQASKDIIIKNQAQDEFCQQLNQINADSCPDGKAMVIDGAYHELFFEIDSYRNLALNHTLDWIEKHQ; encoded by the coding sequence ATGCCAAACAACAGGCAATTTACCACTGAGCAACAGCTTACTGAACGCTTGGCAAATGAAATTGCACTTTTTTGGCAGCAAGGACACTTTAATCACTTCCATGGTGAAAATGGCGTAGATATTCATTATGGCTACTTCACTCAGCAACAAACTCGGCCAAATTTAATTATAGTGCCTGGGCGCTGCGAGGCTTATTTAAAGTATAAAGAGCTCTGTTACGATCTATTCCAACAAGGCTTTAATATCTTTATCTTAGATCACCGAGGTCAAGGTTTATCAGGGCGTATGCTTGATAACTGGCAAAAAGGTTATGTAGATGATTTTCAAAACTATGTATTAGATTTAGATAACTTCATTGAGAATATCGTTAAAATACAAAGCCCTCAGGATAACTATATACTCGCCCACTCTATGGGTGGCGCTATCGCGACCAGATATTTACAATACCGAGCAGATAGCATTAAAGCCGCTGTATTAGCTTCACCTATGCTAGGGTTTAATGTTGGTAAGGTGCCAGAAAAACTTGCGGAAAACCTGATAAATCAAGCAGAAAAGCTAAATCAGTGGCTAGGCGCTAAACCTTGGTATTTTTTAGGGCATAAAAACTTTATTGCCACGCCTTTTAAAGATAACTTGTTAAGTCACTCACAAGTTCGTTATCAAAGCTATCTCGATTTATATCAACAAGAAAAGCACCTGCAACTCGGTGGTGTTACGGTAAAATGGCTAGTTGAAAGTGTTAAAGCACAAGAGCTTATTTTTCAACAACTCGCCGCAATTACTACGCCAGTACTCGTGCTCCAAGCCAGTAAAGATATTATTATTAAAAACCAAGCACAAGATGAGTTTTGCCAGCAACTAAATCAAATCAATGCTGATTCTTGTCCTGATGGCAAAGCTATGGTCATTGATGGTGCATATCATGAGTTGTTTTTTGAAATAGATAGCTATAGAAACCTAGCGCTTAATCACACCCTAGATTGGATTGAAAAACACCAGTAG
- a CDS encoding ATP-binding protein has translation MSANKIIKALSSFNIKLFFWFWLVALISIFGTRYISQQILFNSNAAITAKSVHTGDLKQLTRLERVIRQAKVKSIDALFSLPIERHTKYNIWLKKVNDSNIESYQPVPDKPMRAIKNYILSNGNNVAIETTLFAHTRLTGPINVSLNKTDYQIYVSKKAPRGHFRKFVQRLPRWAAIIIPLSISFFLCWLLARSISKPIAKIKQATTSIAKGELSTRVTGLEKRNDELGELAASFNQMTSKLEQNVGAQQRLLGDVSHELRSPLTRLQMALALAQQAESDNKVRDGYFERCQLEISRLDQMIADVLALSRMENTVQTLQIENFNLVALINNIIADEQFIANQKRIKLRLHAPKNINISADSGLLSSAISNLLSNAIKYSDEDSTIDIKLVANKDTVLISVSDSGCGVPQESIEQLFNAFYRVNEARDRNTGGIGLGLAIAKQAIIAHQGKIYAKNNLDPQSNVTGLTVTIELPLKAI, from the coding sequence GTGAGTGCAAATAAAATAATCAAAGCCCTATCCTCTTTTAATATCAAACTTTTCTTTTGGTTTTGGTTAGTTGCGCTTATTTCTATCTTTGGCACGCGTTATATATCACAACAAATCCTTTTTAATAGCAATGCAGCCATTACAGCCAAAAGCGTCCACACAGGTGATTTAAAGCAGCTGACTAGGTTAGAAAGAGTTATCAGACAAGCTAAGGTGAAATCTATTGATGCACTCTTCTCTTTGCCAATAGAGCGACACACTAAATACAATATTTGGCTAAAAAAGGTAAATGACTCAAATATTGAAAGTTATCAACCAGTGCCTGATAAACCAATGCGCGCGATTAAGAACTACATACTCAGCAATGGTAACAATGTGGCAATTGAAACCACGCTGTTTGCGCATACCCGCTTAACTGGCCCTATCAATGTCAGCTTAAACAAAACTGATTACCAAATTTATGTTTCGAAAAAAGCCCCCAGAGGACACTTTCGTAAATTTGTTCAGCGCTTACCTAGATGGGCAGCCATCATCATTCCCTTGTCTATCAGCTTCTTTTTATGCTGGTTACTTGCTCGCTCTATCAGTAAACCAATAGCGAAAATAAAACAAGCAACAACGTCTATAGCCAAAGGTGAGCTTTCTACCCGGGTCACAGGACTTGAAAAACGTAATGATGAGCTAGGTGAACTGGCTGCTAGTTTTAACCAAATGACCAGCAAGTTAGAGCAAAATGTCGGAGCTCAACAAAGGTTACTCGGTGATGTATCCCACGAACTTCGTTCACCATTAACACGCTTACAAATGGCCTTAGCACTAGCACAGCAAGCAGAATCTGATAATAAAGTTCGCGATGGCTATTTTGAGCGCTGTCAGTTAGAAATAAGCCGCTTAGATCAAATGATTGCTGATGTGTTAGCCTTGTCACGTATGGAAAATACCGTACAAACGCTGCAAATAGAAAACTTTAATTTAGTCGCTTTAATCAACAATATTATCGCTGATGAACAGTTTATCGCTAACCAAAAGCGCATTAAATTGCGCTTGCATGCGCCAAAAAATATTAATATCAGTGCAGACTCCGGCTTATTATCAAGCGCGATAAGTAACTTATTATCTAACGCCATTAAATACAGCGATGAAGACAGCACAATAGACATAAAGCTGGTTGCAAATAAAGATACTGTATTAATATCAGTGAGCGATTCTGGGTGTGGCGTACCACAAGAATCTATCGAGCAGCTGTTTAATGCCTTTTATCGCGTGAATGAAGCAAGAGATAGAAATACCGGCGGCATTGGTCTTGGCCTAGCCATAGCCAAACAAGCTATTATTGCCCATCAGGGTAAAATTTATGCTAAAAACAATCTTGACCCGCAGTCAAATGTCACTGGCCTTACCGTAACTATTGAACTTCCACTGAAAGCCATTTAA